A portion of the Clupea harengus chromosome 18, Ch_v2.0.2, whole genome shotgun sequence genome contains these proteins:
- the gmpr2 gene encoding GMP reductase 2: protein MPRIENDIKLDFKDVLLRPKRSTLKSRSEVDLMRSFSFRNSKGNYRGIPIIAANMDTVGTFEMALALHQFTLFTAIHKHYSIDDWKEFAAKNPACLQSLAVSTGTGEMDFERLTNIVEAVPQLQYICVDVANGYSEHFVHFVKDVRQKFPTHTIMAGNVVTGEMVEELILAGADIIKVGIGPGSVCTTRKKTGVGYPQLSAVIECADAAHGLGGHIISDGGCTCPGDVSKAFGAGADFVMLGGMLAGHDESGGEVIEKNGKKYKLFYGMSSDTAMKKHAGGVAEYRASEGKSVEVSYKGPVEGTLRDVLGGVRSTCTYVGAGKLKELSRRTTFIRVTQQLNTVFGDS, encoded by the exons ATGCCTCGTATTGAGAATGACATCAAGCTTGACTTCAAGGACGTGCTGCTCCGGCCTAAGAGAAGCACTCTGAAGTCCCGCAGTGAG gTGGACCTCATGCGCAGCTTTAGCTTTAGAAACTCAAAAGGCAACTACCGTGGCATTCCCATCATAGCGGCCAACATGGACACTGTGGGCACCTTTGAAATGGCCCTGGCTTTGCACCAG TTCACCCTCTTCACTGCTATCCACAAGCACTACTCTATCGACGACTGGAAAGAGTTTGCGGCCAAAAATCCAGCATGCCTCCAG AGTCTGGCCGTCAGTACTGGTACAGGTGAGATGGACTTTGAGAGGCTGACGAACATAGTGGAAGCGGTGCCTCAGCTGCAGTACATCTGTGTGGACGTGGCCAATGGCTACTCCGAGCACTTTGTGCACTTTGTCAAAGATGTGCGACAGAAGTTCCCCACTCACACCATCATG GCTGGGAACGTGGTCACGGGGGAAATGGTGGAGGAACTCATTCTAGCTGGTGCTGACATCATCAAAGTGGGCAttggaccag GCTCCGTGTGCACTACTCGAAAGAAGACCGGTGTGGGCTATCCCCAGCTGAGTGCGGTTATTGAATGTGCAGATGCTGCCCATGGACTTGGAGGACATATTATCTCT GATGGAGGATGCACCTGCCCTGGTGATGTCTCCAAGGCTTTTG GTGCGGGGGCAGACTTTGTCATGCTCGGTGGCATGCTGGCTGGCCACGATGAGAGCGGGGGCGAAGTCATCGAGAAGAACGGCAAGAAGTACAAGCTGTTCTACGGCATGAGCTCCGACACAGCCATGAAGAAGCATGCCGGAGGGGTGGCAGAGTATAG GGCATCTGAGGGGAAGTCGGTGGAAGTGTCCTACAAGGGCCCCGTGGAGGGGACGCTGCGCGACGTGCTGGGCGGCGTTCGCTCCACCTGCACCTACGTGGGCGCGGGCAAGCTGAAGGAGCTGAGCCGCCGCACCACCTTCATCCGCGTCACCCAGCAGCTCAACACCGTCTTCGGTGACAGCTAG
- the homezb gene encoding homeobox and leucine zipper encoding b isoform X1, translating into MLNGQTESSSDLGRLERAGVAREMDAHGQKRRYADTESLRGDWRGLSDVHRCHICGFTAGDVGSLSVHLRSSHPTTVQPHPRKYASNDEHDQRQEEQEERRRQLSVVCISGERNPNTNRDAAGEGFEDHDGSRNSAAGTPPKEVTKAQKEEASLRSAAISSQRKPPPSPPEKTRAEQLPSYPAVPVTATSGLNRPHVVCLPQVTEKLKLAWQRSDPVHELDGQRALVEAFNDFPYPTSQETGALARLCGLPTDDVKTWFMMQRVRYGISWAEEDIRETRHKLHALQRRESKEVVAASGVVASSARPEEEEEVMVDEYDDDDDGEEEEMMRAFGASDGMIAESKRDYLPAALWSTPPFTQLEPPPQSASSLQRAVAESHHFAPLQSTPPGPDGHLSNPPFVLTGQQGRVRSKKSRAQLMVLRRSFVISNWPSEGELQRLQCVTGLSRHEIRKWFADSRYQLRRSGGDPPAHQRTPPKSAHAPLAHDWRLAPLDILPRTSLSDGQPPGASGPGGEVEVVIKQEDHRDAMRIFSRTKDDHAKIAAGEAAPMLNGHSEASSNSSAPSVVPSTSTSPSPSYLPGYPGVPGPGPVSHPRMRKKTLEQTEMLRQTFLRCQWPTAEDYNRLEQLTGLPRTQIIHWFGDTRYSFKHSRLRWIGPEERHNIATRLELDARRAWLVRRQKQWPTLGIDCPPQPNPGNWMDASNSSTSSMQTLDGMVGADLDRWYELWDGAVQGQGGATAGGL; encoded by the exons ATGCTGAATGGGCAGACAGAGTCCTCTAGTGACTTGGGGCGACTGGAAAGAGCAGGGGTTGCGAGGGAAATGGATGCCCACGGGCAAAAGAGAAGGTATGCTGATACGGAAAGCTTGAGGGGAGACTGGAGGGGTCTGTCGGACGTGCACCGTTGCCACATCTGTGGCTTCACTGCGGGAGATGTCGGTAGTCTCAGTGTTCACCTGCGTTCATCTCATCCCACCACAGTTCAGCCTCACCCGAGAAAGTATGCAAGCAATGATGAGCATGACCAAAGGCAAGAagaacaagaggagaggaggagacagttgTCAGTTGTGTGTATCTCTGGAGAGAGGAATCCTAACACTAATCGAGATGCAGCCGGGGAG GGCTTTGAGGATCATGACGGAAGCAGAAATTCCGCAGCGGGCACCCCACCTAAAGAAGTCACCAAAGCGCAGAAAGAAGAggcatctctcaggtctgcCGCAATTTCATCCCAAAGAAAACCTCCGCCTTCTCCACCTGAGAAGACCCGAGCTGAGCAGCTGCCTTCGTACCCCGCCGTCCCCGTCACCGCCACCAGTGGCCTTAACCGGCCGCACGTGGTGTGCCTGCCTCAGGTGACGGAGAAGCTCAAGCTGGCGTGGCAGCGGTCGGACCCCGTGCATGAGCTCGATGGCCAGAGGGCCCTGGTGGAGGCCTTTAATGACTTCCCCTACCCCACCTCTCAGGAGACGGGCGCCCTGGCCCGCCTGTGCGGCCTCCCCACGGACGACGTCAAGACCTGGTTCATGATGCAGCGCGTGCGCTACGGCATCAGCTGGGCGGAGGAGGACATCCGCGAGACGCGCCACAAACTGCACGCGCTCCAGCGGCGGGAAAGCAAGGAGGTGGTCGCGGCCTCTGGGGTGGTTGCGTCGTCGGCgaggcctgaggaggaggaggaggtgatggTGGACGAATATGACGACGATGACGacggtgaggaagaggagatgatgCGTGCCTTCGGCGCGAGCGACGGAATGATCGCCGAAAGCAAGCGGGATTATTTGCCGGCGGCTCTCTGGTCCACACCCCCCTTCACCCAGCTGGAGCCGCCTCCTCAGAGTGCCAGCAGCCTCCAAAGGGCGGTGGCAGAGTCCCACCATTTCGCCCCGCTCCAGTCCACTCCGCCAGGGCCCGACGGTCACCTGTCCAACCCTCCTTTTGTACTGACGGGCCAGCAAGGGCGCGTACGCTCAAAGAAGTCGCGCGCCCAGCTGATGGTCCTCCGGCGGAGCTTCGTGATCAGCAACTGGCCCTCGGAAGGCGAGCTGCAGAGGCTGCAGTGCGTCACCGGGCTCAGCCGCCACGAAATCCGCAAGTGGTTCGCCGACAGCCGCTATCAGCTGCGCAGGAGCGGTGGCGACCCCCCTGCCCACCAAAGGACGCCACCCAAAAGCGCTCACGCACCCTTAGCGCATGACTGGAGACTGGCTCCCCTGGACATCCTCCCCAGGACCTCCCTCAGTGACGGCCAGCCGCCTGGTGCCTCGGGCCCTGGGGGTGAGGTCGAGGTGGTGATAAAGCAGGAGGACCATAGAGACGCCATGAGAATCTTTAGCCGGACCAAAGATGATCACGCCAAAATAGCCGCGGGGGAAGCCGCCCCTATGCTCAACGGACACTCGGAGGCCTCATCCAACTCCTCGGCACCTTCTGTcgtcccctccacctccacgtcGCCCTCCCCGTCGTACCTTCCTGGCTACCCGGGAGTGCCCGGACCCGGGCCCGTGTCCCACCCGCGCATGCGCAAGAAGACGTTGGAGCAGACGGAGATGCTGCGCCAGACCTTCCTGCGCTGCCAGTGGCCCACGGCCGAGGACTACAACCGGCTGGAGCAGCTCACCGGCCTGCCACGCACGCAGATCATCCACTGGTTCGGCGACACGCGCTACTCCTTCAAGCACTCGCGCCTGCGCTGGATCGGCCCCGAGGAGCGCCACAACATCGCCACGCGCCTCGAGCTGGACGCCCGCCGTGCTTGGCTGGTGCGCAGGCAGAAGCAGTGGCCCACCCTGGGGATTGACTGCCCCCCCCAGCCCAACCCTGGGAACTGGATGGACGCCAGCAACAGCTCCACCAGCTCCATGCAGACGTTGGATGGCATGGTGGGAGCGGATTTGGACAGGTGGTACGAGCTGTGGGATGGAGCCGTGCAGGGGCAAGGCGGGGCTACTGCTGGAGGACTCTGA
- the homezb gene encoding homeobox and leucine zipper encoding b isoform X2 — protein MGRQSPLVTWGDWKEQGLRGKWMPTGKREVQPHPRKYASNDEHDQRQEEQEERRRQLSVVCISGERNPNTNRDAAGEGFEDHDGSRNSAAGTPPKEVTKAQKEEASLRSAAISSQRKPPPSPPEKTRAEQLPSYPAVPVTATSGLNRPHVVCLPQVTEKLKLAWQRSDPVHELDGQRALVEAFNDFPYPTSQETGALARLCGLPTDDVKTWFMMQRVRYGISWAEEDIRETRHKLHALQRRESKEVVAASGVVASSARPEEEEEVMVDEYDDDDDGEEEEMMRAFGASDGMIAESKRDYLPAALWSTPPFTQLEPPPQSASSLQRAVAESHHFAPLQSTPPGPDGHLSNPPFVLTGQQGRVRSKKSRAQLMVLRRSFVISNWPSEGELQRLQCVTGLSRHEIRKWFADSRYQLRRSGGDPPAHQRTPPKSAHAPLAHDWRLAPLDILPRTSLSDGQPPGASGPGGEVEVVIKQEDHRDAMRIFSRTKDDHAKIAAGEAAPMLNGHSEASSNSSAPSVVPSTSTSPSPSYLPGYPGVPGPGPVSHPRMRKKTLEQTEMLRQTFLRCQWPTAEDYNRLEQLTGLPRTQIIHWFGDTRYSFKHSRLRWIGPEERHNIATRLELDARRAWLVRRQKQWPTLGIDCPPQPNPGNWMDASNSSTSSMQTLDGMVGADLDRWYELWDGAVQGQGGATAGGL, from the exons ATGGGCAGACAGAGTCCTCTAGTGACTTGGGGCGACTGGAAAGAGCAGGGGTTGCGAGGGAAATGGATGCCCACGGGCAAAAGAGAAG TTCAGCCTCACCCGAGAAAGTATGCAAGCAATGATGAGCATGACCAAAGGCAAGAagaacaagaggagaggaggagacagttgTCAGTTGTGTGTATCTCTGGAGAGAGGAATCCTAACACTAATCGAGATGCAGCCGGGGAG GGCTTTGAGGATCATGACGGAAGCAGAAATTCCGCAGCGGGCACCCCACCTAAAGAAGTCACCAAAGCGCAGAAAGAAGAggcatctctcaggtctgcCGCAATTTCATCCCAAAGAAAACCTCCGCCTTCTCCACCTGAGAAGACCCGAGCTGAGCAGCTGCCTTCGTACCCCGCCGTCCCCGTCACCGCCACCAGTGGCCTTAACCGGCCGCACGTGGTGTGCCTGCCTCAGGTGACGGAGAAGCTCAAGCTGGCGTGGCAGCGGTCGGACCCCGTGCATGAGCTCGATGGCCAGAGGGCCCTGGTGGAGGCCTTTAATGACTTCCCCTACCCCACCTCTCAGGAGACGGGCGCCCTGGCCCGCCTGTGCGGCCTCCCCACGGACGACGTCAAGACCTGGTTCATGATGCAGCGCGTGCGCTACGGCATCAGCTGGGCGGAGGAGGACATCCGCGAGACGCGCCACAAACTGCACGCGCTCCAGCGGCGGGAAAGCAAGGAGGTGGTCGCGGCCTCTGGGGTGGTTGCGTCGTCGGCgaggcctgaggaggaggaggaggtgatggTGGACGAATATGACGACGATGACGacggtgaggaagaggagatgatgCGTGCCTTCGGCGCGAGCGACGGAATGATCGCCGAAAGCAAGCGGGATTATTTGCCGGCGGCTCTCTGGTCCACACCCCCCTTCACCCAGCTGGAGCCGCCTCCTCAGAGTGCCAGCAGCCTCCAAAGGGCGGTGGCAGAGTCCCACCATTTCGCCCCGCTCCAGTCCACTCCGCCAGGGCCCGACGGTCACCTGTCCAACCCTCCTTTTGTACTGACGGGCCAGCAAGGGCGCGTACGCTCAAAGAAGTCGCGCGCCCAGCTGATGGTCCTCCGGCGGAGCTTCGTGATCAGCAACTGGCCCTCGGAAGGCGAGCTGCAGAGGCTGCAGTGCGTCACCGGGCTCAGCCGCCACGAAATCCGCAAGTGGTTCGCCGACAGCCGCTATCAGCTGCGCAGGAGCGGTGGCGACCCCCCTGCCCACCAAAGGACGCCACCCAAAAGCGCTCACGCACCCTTAGCGCATGACTGGAGACTGGCTCCCCTGGACATCCTCCCCAGGACCTCCCTCAGTGACGGCCAGCCGCCTGGTGCCTCGGGCCCTGGGGGTGAGGTCGAGGTGGTGATAAAGCAGGAGGACCATAGAGACGCCATGAGAATCTTTAGCCGGACCAAAGATGATCACGCCAAAATAGCCGCGGGGGAAGCCGCCCCTATGCTCAACGGACACTCGGAGGCCTCATCCAACTCCTCGGCACCTTCTGTcgtcccctccacctccacgtcGCCCTCCCCGTCGTACCTTCCTGGCTACCCGGGAGTGCCCGGACCCGGGCCCGTGTCCCACCCGCGCATGCGCAAGAAGACGTTGGAGCAGACGGAGATGCTGCGCCAGACCTTCCTGCGCTGCCAGTGGCCCACGGCCGAGGACTACAACCGGCTGGAGCAGCTCACCGGCCTGCCACGCACGCAGATCATCCACTGGTTCGGCGACACGCGCTACTCCTTCAAGCACTCGCGCCTGCGCTGGATCGGCCCCGAGGAGCGCCACAACATCGCCACGCGCCTCGAGCTGGACGCCCGCCGTGCTTGGCTGGTGCGCAGGCAGAAGCAGTGGCCCACCCTGGGGATTGACTGCCCCCCCCAGCCCAACCCTGGGAACTGGATGGACGCCAGCAACAGCTCCACCAGCTCCATGCAGACGTTGGATGGCATGGTGGGAGCGGATTTGGACAGGTGGTACGAGCTGTGGGATGGAGCCGTGCAGGGGCAAGGCGGGGCTACTGCTGGAGGACTCTGA